From a single Rutidosis leptorrhynchoides isolate AG116_Rl617_1_P2 chromosome 5, CSIRO_AGI_Rlap_v1, whole genome shotgun sequence genomic region:
- the LOC139847667 gene encoding ubiquitin-conjugating enzyme E2 22-like, with protein MATNENLPPNVIKQLARELKNLDETPPEGIKVGVNDDDFSTIYADIEGPAGTPYENGVFRMKLILSRDFPHSPPKGYFLTKIFHPNIATNGEICVNTLKRDWNPSLGLRHVLIVVRCLLIEPFPESALNEQAGKMLLENYEEYARHARLYTGIHAVKPKPKMKAGAISGSATAFSDQTSSVCTNDPKNTVSCVVAPTPLAPTLNTMKAATGLDHPTTALNPIVETGVSSGSGSLAPTIVAAHKKECGSVKAQTDKKKIDARKKSLKRL; from the exons ATG GCGACGAATGAAAATCTTCCTCCGAATGTAATAAAGCAACTTGCAAGGGAGTTAAAGAATCTCGATGAAACCCCACCAGAAGGTATTAAAGTAGGAGTAAACGATGACGATTTTTCAACGATATATGCAGATATAGAAGGCCCAG CTGGGACTCCATATGAGAATGGTGTCTTTCGCATGAAGTTAATTTTGTCTCGTGATTTCCCGCACTCACCACCTAAAG GTTATTTTTTAACCAAGATCTTCCATCCAAATATCGCAACAAATGGTGAAATATGTGTCAACACGTTAAAAAGGGACTGGAACCCTAGTCTTGGGTTACGCCATGTTTTAATT GTAGTGAGATGTCTACTGATTGAGCCTTTTCCGGAATCTGCGTTAAATGAGCAGGCTGGCAAAATGCTGCTTGAAAATTATGAGGAGTACGCGAGACATGCCAG GCTATACACTGGAATTCATGCTGTGAAGCCAAAACCAAAAATGAAGGCAGGCGCTATATCCGGGTCAGCTACTGCTTTTAGTGACCAGACCTCTTCGGTTTGTACCAACGACCCAAAAAACACGGTATCATGTGTGGTTGCGCCTACACCTTTGGCACCTACATTGAATACTATGAAAGCAGCGACCGGTCTGGATCATCCTACTACTGCACTCAACCCAATAGTTGAGACCGGAGTTAGTAGTGGATCAGGTTCATTAGCACCAACCATTGTTGCAGCACATAAAAAGGAATGTGGGTCGGTCAAGGCTCAAAC